Proteins from a genomic interval of Acetobacterium woodii DSM 1030:
- a CDS encoding DUF1638 domain-containing protein: protein MKRLLIACETIKDEVEMAIKKTGIEMETIWMSNLLHDSPERLKNALQAEIDKAEAFYDQLLFAYGNCGNGLLGLKSEKAVLVIPRFGDCIDILLSEKENIERLRTSTYFLTQGWLKGEKSLDREYQHNLAKYGEKRARRVMDIMFKNYKNLMLIDTGAYQVADLMPRVNGIGELIGLKVVVEPGTISPLTKLITGQWSDEFCIIPPGRTTNHQDFEGVAVRNV, encoded by the coding sequence ATGAAGAGACTATTAATTGCCTGTGAAACCATTAAGGATGAGGTTGAAATGGCAATCAAGAAAACCGGAATTGAAATGGAAACGATTTGGATGTCCAATTTACTCCACGATTCGCCGGAACGATTAAAAAATGCCCTCCAGGCTGAAATTGATAAAGCCGAAGCATTTTATGATCAATTATTATTTGCCTATGGTAACTGCGGAAATGGCTTGCTGGGATTAAAAAGTGAAAAAGCGGTTCTCGTCATCCCCCGTTTTGGAGATTGTATTGATATTCTGTTAAGTGAAAAGGAGAACATCGAGCGGCTGCGAACATCAACTTATTTTTTAACGCAGGGATGGTTAAAGGGTGAAAAATCACTTGATCGCGAGTATCAACATAATTTGGCAAAGTATGGTGAAAAGCGGGCCAGACGGGTTATGGACATTATGTTCAAAAATTATAAAAATTTAATGTTGATTGATACCGGTGCTTATCAGGTTGCGGATTTAATGCCACGAGTGAACGGCATTGGCGAGCTGATCGGTTTGAAGGTAGTGGTCGAGCCAGGAACGATTTCGCCACTTACAAAACTGATCACCGGACAATGGAGTGATGAGTTTTGTATTATTCCTCCCGGTCGAACAACCAATCATCAAGATTTTGAAGGCGTTGCCGTTCGCAATGTGTAA
- the trhA gene encoding PAQR family membrane homeostasis protein TrhA — protein sequence MNYFREPMNALTHLIGAILSVFGVMAMLILIIAQNNVTPLTLISVLAFGIGLICLYGTSFRYHAFRGSDDKLLHLKKLDHAMIFILIAGTYTPFCLLCLSGTMRVVMMIAIWGVALLGIILKVAWINMPRWLGTGLYIFLGWFALFVLGPLYHALPLPGFILLVGGGVMYTIGGVIYAIKKPNFGKAFGFHELFHIFVIFGSLCHFICVFFFIL from the coding sequence ATGAATTATTTTAGAGAACCAATGAATGCCTTGACACATTTAATTGGCGCAATTTTATCCGTCTTTGGCGTTATGGCAATGTTAATATTGATTATTGCTCAAAATAATGTGACACCGTTGACCTTGATTTCGGTATTGGCCTTTGGGATTGGTTTAATCTGCTTGTACGGCACCAGCTTTCGTTATCATGCATTTCGGGGGAGTGATGACAAACTTCTACATCTGAAAAAACTCGATCATGCGATGATTTTTATTCTAATTGCGGGAACTTATACACCCTTTTGTCTTTTGTGTTTAAGCGGAACCATGCGGGTTGTGATGATGATTGCCATCTGGGGGGTGGCCTTGCTGGGGATCATTTTAAAAGTTGCCTGGATCAATATGCCCCGATGGTTAGGAACTGGCTTATATATTTTTTTGGGATGGTTTGCCCTTTTTGTCTTAGGCCCACTTTATCATGCTTTACCATTACCAGGATTTATTCTTTTAGTTGGCGGCGGTGTGATGTACACGATTGGTGGCGTGATTTATGCGATCAAAAAACCGAATTTTGGAAAAGCATTTGGTTTTCATGAATTGTTTCATATTTTTGTTATTTTTGGTTCACTTTGTCATTTTATCTGCGTTTTTTTCTTTATTCTTTAA
- a CDS encoding helix-turn-helix domain-containing protein, which translates to MSTFGTRLKRLRINKDMTQQDFAEHFDLNKSSISKYEKDKNLPENQLLVEIADYFDVSVDYLLCRTDNSTSLNDAKLKSEGSLNSTEQLLKPLEMKDLLGLFGYAMASEEGKKEILDFINFKHEVLVQHYSKKE; encoded by the coding sequence ATGTCTACTTTTGGAACACGATTAAAACGGCTACGAATTAACAAGGATATGACTCAGCAAGATTTTGCCGAGCATTTTGATTTAAACAAAAGCTCTATTTCTAAGTATGAAAAAGATAAAAACCTGCCGGAAAACCAGCTCCTGGTTGAAATTGCCGATTATTTTGATGTCTCGGTTGATTACCTTTTGTGTCGTACCGACAATTCGACTTCACTTAATGATGCCAAACTTAAATCTGAGGGATCGTTAAACTCTACTGAGCAACTACTTAAACCGTTAGAAATGAAAGACCTGTTAGGCCTTTTCGGTTACGCAATGGCCAGTGAAGAAGGTAAAAAGGAAATTTTGGATTTTATTAATTTCAAACATGAAGTACTGGTTCAGCATTATTCTAAAAAAGAATAA
- a CDS encoding Mini-ribonuclease 3, which yields MEKSVNLEKNLNDIKDRITKTYSNAQAIAMNPLALAYIGDGIYSDLIRKYLLGCGHQDVNLMTKTSINYVRASAQAQVIRVLLPELTETETRMFKRGRNTASQVPKNAAPADYRYATGFETLIGYLYLCGDLERMHELIVKSIDIINTHTS from the coding sequence ATGGAAAAAAGCGTAAACCTTGAAAAAAACCTGAATGATATTAAAGACCGCATCACAAAAACCTATAGCAACGCCCAGGCCATCGCCATGAATCCTTTAGCGTTAGCCTATATCGGAGATGGCATTTATTCTGATCTAATTCGCAAATATTTATTAGGCTGTGGCCACCAGGATGTCAATTTGATGACCAAAACCTCGATTAATTATGTCCGCGCCAGTGCCCAGGCGCAGGTTATTCGGGTGTTGCTGCCCGAACTAACCGAAACCGAAACACGTATGTTTAAACGGGGCCGAAACACCGCTTCCCAGGTTCCCAAAAATGCTGCTCCGGCGGATTACCGCTATGCCACTGGCTTTGAAACGCTCATTGGTTATCTTTATCTTTGCGGCGATCTTGAGCGCATGCATGAACTCATCGTTAAAAGCATTGATATTATTAATACGCACACCTCATAA
- a CDS encoding NAD(+) synthase produces MHKYGFFRTAAAVPKLKLADCQYNINEIIALAAKAWEAGVEVLLFPELGITGYTCGDLFFQRELQNEAVAALDQLCQWSQGKKLLLVVGLPLVVGGSLYNCAATINDGKILGVVPKTYIPNYQEFYEKRWFASAKSLLQTEIKLCSQVVPIGTDLLFQHAKHEELVVGIEICEDLWVPISPGSFHALAGATVILNPSASNEVVGKSDYRRELIRSQSGRGNVAYLYTSAGFGESTSDLVFGGNAIICERGILLKELPKFNLGNELLIADIDVESLIHDRQMMHGFGDSFDLLKGHHYRTITFETPGTDNFERDVNPWPFVPGDLNRRSERCEEIFNIQTIGLATRLAHIGNAPMVVGISGGLDSTMALLVCVSVCDRFNIPRTKIHAVTMPGFGTTDRTYENAVALINGLGATFHEISIVAACQAHFKDIGHPPDLHNVTYENSQARERTQILMDLANKLGGIVIGTGDLSELALGWATYNGDHMSMYSVNASVPKTLIRYLVEWVADHSPEKAIQEILYDVLDTPVSPELLPPDAEGKIAQKTEETVGPYELHDFFMYQMVRHGFSPEKVYYLACRAFDGVYEKAVILKWLKNFYQRFFSQQFKRNCLPDGPKVGTVSFSPRGDWRMPSDAKATQWLKSLDAIKPIS; encoded by the coding sequence ATGCATAAATATGGCTTTTTTAGAACAGCTGCCGCTGTTCCTAAACTTAAATTGGCAGATTGTCAATATAACATCAATGAAATCATTGCTTTAGCTGCGAAAGCATGGGAGGCTGGGGTTGAGGTTTTATTGTTTCCGGAGTTGGGGATTACCGGATATACTTGTGGTGATTTGTTTTTTCAACGGGAGTTACAAAATGAGGCGGTAGCGGCTTTGGATCAGCTCTGCCAATGGTCTCAGGGAAAAAAGTTACTGCTGGTGGTCGGCTTACCGCTGGTGGTGGGCGGGAGTCTTTACAATTGTGCGGCAACGATCAATGATGGGAAAATATTAGGGGTGGTGCCAAAAACCTATATTCCTAATTATCAGGAGTTTTATGAAAAACGTTGGTTTGCTTCGGCAAAGTCACTGCTGCAAACTGAAATTAAGTTATGTTCACAAGTTGTTCCGATCGGCACGGATTTACTTTTTCAGCATGCAAAACATGAAGAACTGGTGGTTGGAATTGAAATTTGCGAGGATTTATGGGTACCTATTTCGCCCGGTAGCTTCCATGCTTTGGCCGGCGCAACAGTGATTCTTAATCCGTCAGCCAGTAATGAAGTGGTTGGCAAAAGCGACTATCGTCGTGAATTGATTCGTTCGCAATCGGGACGCGGGAATGTCGCGTATTTATATACTTCAGCGGGATTTGGGGAATCGACCAGTGATTTGGTTTTTGGTGGCAATGCGATTATTTGTGAACGGGGAATTTTATTAAAAGAATTGCCGAAATTTAACCTTGGAAACGAATTATTAATTGCCGACATTGATGTCGAATCGCTGATTCATGATCGCCAAATGATGCACGGGTTTGGCGATTCGTTTGATCTGCTCAAGGGCCATCATTACCGAACCATTACCTTTGAAACCCCGGGAACCGACAATTTTGAGCGGGACGTTAACCCCTGGCCGTTTGTCCCGGGTGATCTTAATCGGCGCAGTGAACGGTGCGAAGAAATATTTAATATTCAAACCATTGGTCTGGCGACTCGGCTTGCGCATATTGGCAATGCTCCAATGGTGGTCGGTATTTCCGGCGGACTGGATTCAACCATGGCGTTATTGGTTTGTGTGAGTGTTTGCGATCGCTTTAACATCCCCCGAACGAAAATTCATGCGGTAACGATGCCGGGGTTTGGCACCACCGATCGAACCTACGAGAACGCGGTTGCACTGATAAATGGTTTAGGTGCTACTTTTCATGAGATTTCAATTGTGGCAGCCTGTCAGGCTCATTTTAAGGATATTGGACACCCCCCGGATCTTCATAATGTAACTTATGAAAATTCCCAGGCGCGCGAAAGAACCCAGATTTTAATGGACCTTGCCAATAAACTGGGGGGGATTGTTATTGGCACCGGTGATCTTTCTGAACTGGCGCTTGGTTGGGCCACTTATAATGGCGATCATATGTCGATGTACAGCGTTAATGCCAGTGTCCCCAAAACGCTGATTCGTTACCTGGTAGAATGGGTAGCGGATCACTCCCCGGAAAAAGCGATTCAGGAAATTTTATATGACGTTCTCGATACGCCGGTATCACCGGAATTGTTACCACCAGATGCGGAGGGAAAAATTGCCCAGAAAACCGAAGAAACCGTTGGCCCTTATGAACTCCACGATTTTTTCATGTACCAAATGGTGCGCCATGGTTTTTCACCGGAGAAAGTTTATTACCTGGCTTGCCGGGCTTTTGATGGCGTTTATGAAAAAGCAGTGATTTTAAAATGGTTAAAAAACTTTTACCAGCGGTTTTTCAGTCAGCAGTTTAAACGCAATTGTCTGCCCGACGGACCAAAGGTCGGAACGGTGTCCTTTTCACCGCGCGGTGACTGGCGAATGCCATCCGATGCCAAAGCAACCCAATGGCTTAAAAGTCTGGATGCGATCAAGCCAATCAGCTAA
- a CDS encoding MATE family efflux transporter, producing MKDTQVEKQNKLGVVPIPRLLLAMSIPAIISMMIQAMYNIVDSIFVAQIGEEALTAVSLAFPIQMIIISSFVGMGVGINSAISRRLGQGKKNEATNVAEHGFLLALIIAIILGILGLISSQAFISLFTDDVNIISQGSQYLIIVTIFCFGSFITQAAYSTLQGSGEMIKPMVGQIIGAITNIILDPIMIFGLLGFPALGVAGAAIATVTGQFIGMIYMLMVVFKSNKNELKLDYKIFHFDPSIIKDIFKVGLPAAIMQGLGSLMITGYNLILSGFGMSAVAVFGVYFKIQSMIFMPIFGLGQGAMPIFGFNFGAKNRERFNQTFKVAGTAAVTIMCIGTLLFWVFPAQIMMAFNPSPEMMTIGIHCLRTISLSFPIAGISIMVAVSFQAIGKAYVSMLASFIRQMVVLLPVSYLLAKIGGLDLVWYGFIIAEIVCMSYQLFMFRWYQRNIFDTWDVTPLSVQN from the coding sequence ATGAAAGATACTCAAGTAGAAAAACAAAATAAATTGGGCGTCGTTCCGATTCCGCGGTTACTCTTAGCAATGTCAATACCAGCGATTATTTCGATGATGATTCAAGCGATGTATAATATTGTTGATAGTATTTTTGTGGCGCAAATTGGCGAAGAAGCGTTAACCGCCGTTTCGCTTGCGTTTCCGATCCAAATGATTATTATTTCCAGTTTTGTGGGGATGGGCGTCGGGATTAACTCGGCAATATCGAGGCGATTGGGACAAGGCAAAAAAAATGAGGCGACAAATGTCGCGGAACATGGTTTTTTATTGGCGCTGATAATTGCGATTATTCTGGGAATATTGGGATTAATAAGTTCCCAAGCATTTATTAGTTTGTTTACCGATGACGTCAATATTATTAGTCAGGGCAGCCAGTATCTGATTATTGTCACAATTTTTTGCTTTGGTAGTTTTATAACGCAGGCGGCGTATTCGACCCTGCAGGGCAGCGGCGAAATGATCAAACCGATGGTGGGGCAAATCATTGGAGCGATTACCAATATTATCCTCGATCCGATTATGATTTTTGGTTTGTTGGGATTCCCGGCCTTGGGAGTGGCAGGTGCTGCTATTGCAACGGTTACCGGGCAGTTTATTGGGATGATCTACATGTTGATGGTAGTATTTAAAAGTAACAAGAACGAATTAAAATTGGATTATAAAATATTTCACTTTGACCCCAGTATCATCAAAGACATCTTTAAGGTTGGGTTGCCGGCAGCGATTATGCAAGGTTTAGGTTCGTTGATGATCACTGGATATAATTTAATTTTATCCGGCTTTGGAATGTCCGCAGTGGCAGTATTTGGCGTTTATTTTAAAATTCAATCGATGATTTTTATGCCAATCTTTGGCTTGGGCCAAGGCGCGATGCCAATTTTTGGATTTAATTTTGGGGCTAAGAACCGGGAACGATTTAATCAAACCTTTAAGGTTGCCGGGACGGCGGCAGTAACGATTATGTGTATTGGAACATTGTTGTTTTGGGTTTTTCCGGCGCAGATTATGATGGCGTTTAATCCCTCACCAGAAATGATGACGATTGGCATCCATTGCCTACGAACAATCAGTTTGTCTTTCCCGATTGCCGGGATATCAATTATGGTTGCCGTTAGTTTTCAGGCGATTGGAAAAGCTTATGTCAGTATGCTTGCTTCTTTTATCAGACAAATGGTGGTTTTATTGCCAGTTTCTTATTTACTGGCTAAAATCGGTGGCCTTGATTTAGTCTGGTATGGATTTATTATTGCCGAAATTGTCTGTATGTCTTACCAACTTTTTATGTTCCGCTGGTATCAGCGCAACATCTTCGACACCTGGGATGTGACACCATTATCGGTACAAAATTGA
- a CDS encoding DEAD/DEAH box helicase, which produces MKFTELEINEQLLRGIEEMGFVEMTEIQEQAIPQLMMGGDLIGKSQTGTGKTVAFAIPAITKLDPSIKKVQVLVLCPTRELAVQVSDEFKKVLKYQKGVKVLPIFGGASIETQIRELKSGVQIVVGTPGRVMDHMRRKTLKLSDISMVVLDEADEMLNMGFREDIELILDEIAHEIQTVLFSATMPKPILKIAETYQKNPVLVEISPKNMVATSIEQKYFNISDHHKFEALTRLLDVYKPQRSLIFCNTKKYVDEITDDLKKLGYSVDKIHGDMRQMSRMAVLKQFSRGQLNILVATDVAARGIDVDDVDIVFNYDVPDNEEYYVHRIGRTGRAGKSGISLTLARSRDQFRLKKITDYTKKSIERDLIPTSEVINDIKIAHFHERFKIRAEKGTEKGSLDTYVKIIDDLVEKGYTAETIAAVLLQAQLPLSEAEDLNTVERRPRRNDAGPRRDGRVRRDGGSGSSRRGGPEKTKRLFISVGEKDHAQKRDILGAICGECGIPSSAVGNIDMYDKFTFVDVDEEQAKKVEKKLNGKIIKERKVKVEISKKKK; this is translated from the coding sequence ATGAAATTTACAGAATTAGAAATTAATGAACAACTCCTACGAGGCATCGAAGAAATGGGCTTTGTAGAAATGACCGAAATCCAGGAGCAAGCGATACCACAATTGATGATGGGAGGAGACCTCATTGGAAAATCACAAACCGGAACCGGAAAAACGGTTGCGTTTGCGATTCCAGCCATTACAAAGCTTGACCCTTCCATAAAGAAAGTACAAGTTTTAGTTTTATGCCCAACCCGAGAGTTGGCAGTACAGGTCTCAGACGAATTTAAAAAAGTCTTAAAATACCAAAAGGGCGTTAAAGTATTACCAATTTTTGGGGGCGCATCGATCGAAACACAGATCAGAGAACTAAAATCCGGGGTCCAGATTGTTGTTGGAACACCGGGTCGGGTGATGGATCATATGCGCCGCAAAACCTTAAAGTTAAGCGATATTTCAATGGTGGTGCTGGATGAAGCCGATGAAATGTTAAACATGGGATTCCGTGAAGATATCGAATTGATTCTTGATGAAATTGCCCATGAAATTCAGACGGTTTTATTTTCGGCAACAATGCCAAAACCAATTTTAAAAATTGCCGAAACTTATCAAAAAAATCCGGTATTGGTCGAAATTTCACCGAAAAACATGGTCGCAACCAGCATTGAGCAAAAATATTTTAATATCAGTGATCACCACAAGTTCGAAGCATTAACCCGATTACTGGATGTTTATAAACCACAGCGCTCACTTATTTTCTGCAACACCAAAAAATATGTTGATGAGATCACCGACGATCTTAAAAAATTGGGTTATTCAGTTGATAAAATCCATGGCGATATGCGTCAGATGTCGCGGATGGCGGTTTTAAAACAATTCAGCCGCGGACAATTAAACATTCTGGTGGCAACCGATGTGGCGGCCCGAGGCATTGATGTTGATGATGTCGATATTGTCTTTAATTATGATGTGCCAGACAATGAAGAATATTATGTCCATCGGATTGGTCGAACTGGCCGGGCAGGGAAAAGCGGAATTTCCTTAACTTTGGCACGTTCCAGAGATCAATTCAGACTAAAAAAAATCACCGACTATACCAAAAAGAGTATTGAACGGGATTTAATTCCTACCAGTGAAGTGATTAATGATATCAAGATTGCTCATTTCCATGAACGATTCAAGATTCGAGCTGAAAAAGGAACGGAAAAAGGAAGCTTAGATACTTATGTAAAAATTATTGATGACCTGGTCGAAAAAGGTTATACGGCTGAAACCATTGCGGCAGTATTATTGCAGGCACAGTTGCCGCTTTCCGAAGCCGAAGATCTTAATACCGTGGAACGACGTCCCCGCCGTAATGACGCCGGTCCCCGCCGCGATGGTCGAGTGCGTCGCGATGGTGGCTCAGGCTCATCGCGACGAGGTGGTCCGGAAAAAACAAAACGTCTTTTCATCAGTGTTGGTGAAAAAGATCATGCGCAAAAACGGGATATCTTAGGTGCGATCTGTGGCGAGTGCGGGATTCCTTCTTCAGCTGTCGGTAACATTGATATGTACGATAAATTTACATTTGTTGACGTCGATGAAGAACAGGCGAAAAAAGTCGAAAAGAAATTAAACGGCAAAATAATTAAAGAACGTAAAGTAAAAGTTGAGATTTCGAAAAAGAAAAAATAG
- a CDS encoding CTP synthase: protein MQTKYIFVTGGVVSSLGKGITSASLGRLLKSRGLKVSIQKFDPYLNFDPGTMSPYQHGEVFVTDDGAETDLDLGHYERFTDENLSKYSNVTTGKVYWNVISKERRGDYLGGTVQVIPHITDEIKDGILRVTEYSHPDVVITEIGGTVGDIESLPYLEAIRQFKGDLGAENVLYIHVTLLPYLGKAGELKTKPTQHSVKELRSIGIQPDIIVLRSEKEVEEGLKAKISLFCNVDKKAVVVNMDAAELYEVPLMLEKEGLAELVCEKLQIECKAPDLTEWKDLVKKAKSLENKVTIGLIGKYVELHDAYLSVAEALRHGGIGNNSEVVIKWIHSEDINEENVDRMLKDLDGIIVPGGFGHRGVEGKIHAIQYARVNKIPFLGLCLGLQLAVIEFARNVAGLKGAHSVELDPETPYPVINLMEEQKKIIDMGGTMRLGLYPCELMDGSKALEAYGEKNINERHRHRYEVNDDFITELEAKGLVFSGMSPDRVLVEMIEIKDHPWFVATQAHPEFKSRPNKPHPLFNSFVKAALTTKK from the coding sequence ATGCAAACAAAGTATATTTTTGTCACTGGTGGTGTAGTATCTTCTTTAGGAAAGGGGATAACAAGTGCTTCATTGGGGCGGTTGCTGAAGTCCCGAGGGCTTAAGGTCTCGATTCAGAAATTTGATCCCTATTTGAACTTTGATCCGGGAACGATGAGTCCTTATCAGCATGGCGAAGTTTTTGTGACTGATGATGGTGCCGAAACCGATTTGGATTTAGGGCATTATGAACGTTTTACCGATGAAAATCTGTCGAAATATAGTAATGTCACCACCGGGAAAGTATATTGGAATGTGATTTCGAAAGAACGCCGGGGAGATTACCTGGGGGGAACGGTACAGGTTATTCCGCACATCACCGATGAAATCAAGGATGGCATTTTAAGAGTGACCGAATATAGCCATCCGGACGTGGTTATTACCGAAATTGGGGGGACCGTCGGAGATATTGAAAGTCTTCCTTATCTGGAAGCAATCCGTCAATTTAAAGGTGATTTAGGAGCTGAAAATGTCTTATACATCCATGTCACCTTATTACCATATTTAGGAAAAGCAGGCGAACTGAAAACTAAACCAACGCAGCATTCGGTAAAAGAATTGCGAAGTATTGGGATTCAACCGGATATTATTGTATTGCGCTCGGAAAAAGAAGTCGAAGAAGGCTTAAAAGCTAAAATTTCGTTGTTCTGTAATGTCGATAAAAAAGCGGTTGTTGTTAATATGGATGCCGCTGAATTGTATGAAGTGCCATTAATGCTGGAAAAAGAAGGTTTGGCGGAGTTAGTTTGTGAAAAGCTACAGATCGAATGCAAAGCTCCGGACTTAACAGAATGGAAAGATCTGGTTAAAAAAGCCAAAAGCCTGGAAAATAAGGTAACGATCGGCTTAATCGGAAAATATGTTGAACTGCATGATGCGTATCTTTCTGTTGCCGAAGCATTACGCCATGGCGGTATTGGTAATAATTCGGAAGTTGTGATCAAATGGATTCACTCCGAAGATATTAATGAAGAAAATGTCGATCGGATGTTAAAGGATCTCGATGGCATTATTGTTCCCGGTGGTTTTGGTCATCGTGGGGTAGAAGGAAAAATTCATGCGATCCAATATGCGCGAGTAAATAAGATTCCCTTTTTAGGTTTGTGTTTGGGTCTGCAATTGGCAGTGATCGAATTTGCCAGAAATGTGGCCGGTCTAAAAGGGGCGCATAGTGTTGAACTCGATCCGGAAACGCCTTATCCAGTTATCAACCTGATGGAAGAACAGAAAAAAATCATTGATATGGGTGGTACGATGCGTTTAGGACTTTATCCTTGTGAATTGATGGATGGTTCTAAGGCGCTTGAGGCTTATGGAGAAAAAAATATAAATGAACGGCATCGTCACCGTTATGAAGTTAACGATGATTTTATCACCGAGCTTGAAGCAAAAGGGCTGGTTTTCTCCGGAATGTCACCTGACCGGGTGCTTGTTGAAATGATTGAAATTAAAGACCATCCTTGGTTTGTTGCGACTCAAGCGCATCCAGAGTTTAAATCCCGTCCCAATAAACCACATCCACTGTTTAACAGCTTTGTAAAGGCAGCATTGACAACTAAAAAATAG
- a CDS encoding bifunctional folylpolyglutamate synthase/dihydrofolate synthase, translated as MNITEAISYIEATHKFGTRLGLESMRLLLNAMDNPQDKLKFIHIAGTNGKGSTSTMIATILTTAGYKTGLFTSPFLEAFNERIQLNNEPIDDESLIAATSFVKERIEILLAQGEPHPTEFEMVTAVGLQYFYQQQVDVVVLEVGLGGRLDATNIIKDPLAVVIMSISLDHTDYLGNTLSEIAYEKASIIKEGSDVVVYPQHPEALKVILDFATSKHANVTLVNPADISIVSHTTHNQTLHYQGHHLHLDGFELKLLGQHQSLNCLTALEVIALLNRKGYEIKSRQIKKALAAVVFPGRFELFRENPVILIDGAHNSNGIQAFVNNMNQYFPGHHINLFFGMLEDKDIEESLSYLVPIASTIHTLTPNSDRALPAEKMAELIHDTYGKTVDFYETIEAAVKSIDLTKKDEIYVFVGSLYMIGEARTRIRENLLS; from the coding sequence ATGAACATTACTGAAGCCATCAGCTATATTGAAGCCACCCACAAGTTTGGTACCCGATTAGGCCTTGAAAGTATGCGTCTATTACTCAATGCCATGGATAATCCTCAGGACAAACTTAAGTTTATCCACATTGCCGGCACCAATGGAAAAGGATCAACCTCAACCATGATTGCGACCATCCTTACTACCGCCGGTTACAAAACCGGCTTGTTTACATCCCCGTTTCTGGAAGCCTTTAACGAACGGATTCAACTAAACAACGAACCGATTGATGACGAAAGTTTGATTGCGGCAACCAGTTTTGTCAAAGAACGCATCGAGATTCTGCTTGCCCAAGGCGAACCGCACCCCACCGAATTCGAAATGGTTACCGCGGTTGGCCTGCAATATTTTTATCAACAGCAGGTCGACGTCGTCGTTCTCGAAGTGGGTTTGGGCGGCCGTCTTGATGCGACCAATATTATCAAAGACCCCTTAGCGGTTGTAATCATGAGCATCAGCCTCGATCATACCGACTATCTCGGCAATACGCTAAGTGAAATCGCCTATGAAAAAGCCTCGATTATCAAGGAAGGCTCCGATGTTGTCGTTTACCCGCAACACCCCGAAGCATTAAAAGTTATCCTTGATTTTGCGACTTCTAAACATGCCAATGTCACGTTAGTTAACCCGGCTGATATCTCGATTGTTAGCCACACCACTCATAACCAAACCTTGCATTATCAGGGGCATCATCTCCATCTTGATGGCTTTGAATTAAAATTACTCGGGCAGCATCAATCGCTGAATTGCCTGACCGCCCTGGAAGTAATTGCGCTTCTTAACCGCAAAGGTTACGAAATCAAATCCCGTCAGATTAAAAAAGCCCTGGCCGCCGTTGTTTTTCCCGGTCGCTTTGAACTCTTTCGGGAAAATCCGGTTATCCTGATTGATGGCGCCCATAACAGTAATGGTATTCAAGCCTTCGTTAACAATATGAATCAATATTTTCCGGGCCACCATATTAATTTATTTTTTGGCATGCTGGAAGATAAAGATATCGAAGAATCGTTATCTTATCTGGTTCCGATCGCCAGCACCATTCATACCTTAACACCCAACAGCGACCGTGCCTTACCGGCCGAAAAGATGGCCGAGCTGATTCATGACACTTACGGCAAAACCGTCGACTTTTATGAAACGATCGAGGCCGCAGTAAAAAGCATTGATTTAACCAAAAAAGATGAAATTTATGTTTTTGTTGGTTCATTATACATGATTGGCGAAGCCCGAACCCGGATTCGCGAAAATTTGCTATCTTAA
- a CDS encoding 5-formyltetrahydrofolate cyclo-ligase — MDKSLFRKETLARRKEIYSADTDAKIIDLFLNSDLYKKADWIMAYVSFGTEINTHDFIKKALADGKHIVVPICNIADHTITLSELINFPGDLEEGHYGILEVRKECLRIVDPKQLDLVMVPGCAFSPSGHRMGFGGGYYDRFLETISDDCVTVALVREDFIFDEIPMEEHDKSVQFMVTEKCLSGCPIQQEA; from the coding sequence ATGGATAAAAGTTTGTTCCGAAAAGAAACTTTAGCTCGTCGTAAAGAAATTTATAGCGCTGATACCGATGCTAAGATTATCGATTTATTTTTAAATAGTGATCTGTATAAAAAAGCCGATTGGATTATGGCCTACGTCAGCTTTGGCACCGAAATCAACACCCATGATTTTATCAAAAAGGCCTTGGCCGATGGTAAACACATTGTTGTGCCCATTTGCAATATTGCCGATCATACCATTACCTTATCTGAACTCATTAACTTTCCCGGTGATTTGGAAGAAGGCCACTACGGCATTTTAGAAGTACGCAAAGAATGTCTGCGCATTGTTGACCCCAAACAACTAGACCTGGTGATGGTTCCCGGCTGTGCCTTTTCGCCTTCTGGTCACCGTATGGGTTTTGGCGGCGGTTATTATGACCGGTTTTTAGAAACCATCAGTGATGACTGCGTCACGGTTGCACTGGTTCGTGAAGACTTTATTTTTGATGAAATTCCAATGGAAGAACATGACAAAAGCGTTCAATTTATGGTTACCGAAAAATGTCTAAGCGGTTGTCCGATTCAGCAGGAGGCCTAA